A window of the Xiashengella succiniciproducens genome harbors these coding sequences:
- a CDS encoding SPOR domain-containing protein — MKEAVEIHIAELLHYHDCVIVPGLGAFVANHRSAVIAADGCVFMPPCKEIGFNRSLHHNDGLLISHIAMKFSIPYVDAAGIVESFVIDIRDRINAGETVSLGEVGILRYDAIGNILFEANDSKSFLPEAFGLSSFRFEPLDYKHIARIESGRMVNEVISIRSPWYYRVAAAMVAGFFVLSTFNLNTPDMYQAGVTPSFKQTVNYPVEAIQTVAIPTETVEISDNAASSALVQSSPAEIQTDEVLASPEVVTTAEVIKSSGPYHIIAASFVEAVPAAKAVAKYKAEGFEDAKVLADKSGRHRIAIKSFSNRDEAVMAMNELRKESRFASVWVHHSR; from the coding sequence ATGAAAGAAGCAGTGGAAATACATATCGCAGAACTTCTGCACTATCACGACTGCGTGATAGTGCCAGGACTGGGTGCATTTGTTGCCAATCACAGGTCTGCTGTAATTGCTGCTGACGGGTGTGTCTTTATGCCACCTTGCAAGGAGATCGGCTTCAACCGCAGTTTGCATCACAATGACGGATTGCTAATCAGTCATATTGCGATGAAGTTCTCAATTCCTTATGTTGATGCTGCGGGTATCGTCGAAAGTTTTGTCATCGACATACGCGACCGTATTAATGCTGGTGAAACAGTGAGTCTTGGTGAGGTAGGAATATTGCGCTATGATGCAATAGGTAATATTCTGTTTGAAGCGAATGACAGCAAGTCATTCCTGCCGGAGGCTTTCGGATTGAGCTCTTTCAGATTTGAGCCACTGGATTACAAACACATTGCAAGGATTGAGTCAGGGCGCATGGTTAATGAGGTAATCTCAATACGTTCACCATGGTATTACAGAGTAGCTGCTGCCATGGTTGCCGGGTTCTTTGTTCTTTCCACCTTCAATCTGAACACACCGGATATGTATCAGGCCGGTGTTACACCGTCTTTTAAACAGACAGTAAATTATCCTGTTGAAGCAATACAGACTGTTGCCATACCTACTGAGACTGTTGAGATTTCTGATAATGCAGCTTCCAGTGCTCTTGTTCAGTCCTCACCTGCAGAGATTCAGACCGATGAGGTTCTTGCCTCTCCAGAGGTTGTCACCACAGCGGAAGTGATAAAGTCATCAGGACCATACCATATTATTGCAGCAAGCTTTGTTGAAGCAGTACCAGCTGCCAAGGCAGTAGCTAAGTATAAGGCTGAGGGCTTTGAAGATGCTAAGGTGCTTGCAGATAAGTCAGGCAGACACAGGATTGCAATCAAGTCATTCAGCAACAGGGAT
- the galE gene encoding UDP-glucose 4-epimerase GalE has translation MGEKVLVTGGTGYIGSHTVVELQNAGFKAVIADNLSNSRIEVVDSIAKITGRKPEFEKVDLSSAEECKQLFEKHPGIGSIIHFAAYKSVGESVDKPLEYYHNNINSLINILNNMHRLGIRHMVFSSSCTVYGQPDQLPVTEETPRKPAQSPYGNTKAICEDIIRDFCKAQADYSCIALRYFNPIGAHPSALIGELPLGVPNNLVPFITQTAAGIRKELSIFGDDYNTPDGTAIRDYINVVDLSKAHVVAIKRLIDNKQKNNYEYFNIGTGTGLSVMELVQTFIKVTGVKLPYKIAPRRPGDIEKIWADTSLSNKELGWKAEKSTEETLLSAWNWEKHFRGI, from the coding sequence ATGGGAGAAAAAGTACTTGTTACCGGAGGGACCGGATATATCGGCTCTCACACGGTTGTAGAGTTGCAAAACGCAGGTTTTAAAGCAGTAATAGCCGACAATCTGTCAAACTCGCGCATAGAGGTAGTTGACTCAATCGCAAAGATTACAGGCAGGAAGCCTGAGTTTGAAAAGGTGGACCTGTCATCGGCAGAGGAGTGCAAACAGCTTTTTGAAAAGCATCCTGGGATAGGTTCGATTATTCACTTTGCCGCATATAAGTCTGTTGGAGAATCAGTTGATAAACCACTTGAATATTATCACAACAATATCAACTCGCTGATCAATATTCTTAACAATATGCACAGGCTGGGTATCAGACATATGGTATTCAGTTCAAGTTGCACGGTTTACGGACAACCCGATCAACTGCCGGTAACCGAGGAGACACCAAGAAAACCTGCTCAGTCACCCTATGGCAATACAAAGGCCATCTGTGAAGATATAATACGTGATTTCTGCAAGGCACAGGCTGATTATAGCTGTATTGCACTCCGATATTTCAATCCTATTGGAGCACATCCTTCTGCTCTTATTGGTGAATTGCCTCTGGGGGTTCCCAACAACCTGGTTCCCTTTATCACCCAGACAGCAGCAGGTATCAGAAAGGAGTTGAGCATCTTCGGGGATGATTACAATACTCCCGATGGTACAGCAATCAGGGATTATATTAATGTGGTGGACCTGTCAAAAGCTCACGTTGTGGCTATCAAGAGACTGATAGATAATAAGCAAAAGAATAACTATGAGTACTTCAACATAGGCACAGGTACGGGTTTAAGTGTTATGGAACTGGTGCAAACCTTTATCAAGGTTACCGGAGTCAAGCTGCCATACAAGATTGCCCCCCGACGCCCCGGTGATATTGAAAAAATATGGGCTGACACATCACTATCCAATAAAGAATTGGGTTGGAAGGCAGAGAAAAGCACAGAGGAGACTCTGTTGTCGGCATGGAACTGGGAAAAGCATTTCAGAGGCATATGA
- the rfbB gene encoding dTDP-glucose 4,6-dehydratase: MKKILITGGAGFIGSHVVRLFVNKYPDYKIFNLDALTYAGNLENLKDIEDKRNYEFIKGDITDQKTVGRLFAVNKFDGVIHLAAESHVDRSINNPMEFINTNIVGTVTLLNAAREQWKDDKEGKLFYHVSTDEVYGTLGETGIFTEETPYDPRSPYSASKASSDHLVRAYFHTYGLPIVISNCSNNYGPNQFPEKLLPLAINNILNNKPIPIYGKGENIRDWLYVEDHAKAIDIIFHKGRIGETYNIGGINEWKNIDLIKLLCKVMDKELNRPAGTSEGLITYVKDRAGHDLRYAIDPSKLVNELGWKPSLQFEEGLEKTVKWYLSNLDWMKRIISGEYESYYSEQYGGR; the protein is encoded by the coding sequence ATGAAGAAGATTCTGATAACAGGTGGAGCAGGTTTTATCGGCTCGCATGTGGTCAGGTTGTTTGTCAACAAATACCCGGACTACAAAATTTTCAACCTTGATGCCCTGACATATGCGGGAAACTTGGAAAACCTGAAGGATATAGAGGACAAGCGCAATTATGAGTTTATAAAGGGTGATATTACTGATCAAAAGACCGTAGGTCGTCTGTTTGCTGTCAACAAGTTTGACGGAGTCATCCATCTTGCTGCTGAGTCACATGTTGACAGAAGCATTAACAACCCGATGGAATTTATCAATACAAACATAGTTGGTACTGTTACCCTACTCAATGCTGCCCGTGAGCAATGGAAGGATGATAAAGAAGGTAAGCTTTTCTATCACGTCTCAACTGACGAAGTCTATGGTACACTTGGTGAAACAGGTATCTTCACTGAGGAGACTCCTTACGATCCACGCAGTCCCTATTCTGCATCAAAAGCCTCATCAGATCACCTTGTAAGAGCTTATTTCCACACCTATGGCCTGCCAATTGTAATAAGCAACTGCTCCAACAACTATGGGCCAAACCAGTTTCCCGAAAAGCTCCTACCCCTCGCAATCAACAATATCCTAAACAACAAGCCAATTCCTATTTACGGTAAGGGTGAGAACATTCGCGACTGGCTCTATGTTGAAGACCACGCAAAGGCAATAGATATAATATTCCACAAGGGTCGCATTGGAGAAACCTACAATATCGGTGGTATCAACGAGTGGAAAAATATCGATTTGATCAAGTTGCTTTGCAAGGTTATGGATAAGGAACTCAACCGTCCTGCTGGCACATCTGAAGGCCTTATTACCTATGTAAAGGACCGTGCCGGTCATGATCTGAGGTATGCCATAGATCCAAGCAAACTAGTCAACGAACTAGGATGGAAACCATCACTGCAGTTTGAGGAAGGCCTTGAGAAAACTGTAAAATGGTATCTTTCCAACCTCGATTGGATGAAAAGAATTATCTCAGGGGAATACGAATCCTATTACAGCGAACAATACGGAGGCAGGTAA
- the glmS gene encoding glutamine--fructose-6-phosphate transaminase (isomerizing), producing the protein MCGIVAYVGERTAYPIIIKGLQRLEYRGYDSAGIALVNGKINVYKCKGKVMDLEKLSQDKDISGSMGMGHTRWATHGEPSDTNAHPHKSMKGKFYVVHNGIIENYAHLRKELQNRGYKFTSETDTEILANLIENIYFEQKVSAELAVRLALTKVVGAYGLVIFCEDEPGTLIAARKGSPLVIGVGEKEYFLASDATPIVEYTDQVIYLNDEEVAVITREKLELKNLYNDSKTPDIKTIELSIENIDKGEYEHFMLKEIHEQPVTVQETFRGRVAMDESKIFLGGISDVMPKLLEAKRIVIVACGTSWHAGLVGEYLFEKYARIPVEVEYASEFRYRDPIIFDNDLIIAISQSGETADTLAAIRKVKDSRATILGICNVAGSSISRETHAGVYTHAGIEIGVASTKAFTSQITVLTMMALLLGHKKQILSTEEYQKLIHELTLVPDKIREVLAIEDQIEKIAATYKDASNALYMGRGALFPVALEGALKLKEISYIHAEGYPAAEMKHGPIALIDEKMPVFALALNDNNYEKMISNIQEVKARKGKVIAVVTKGDKAVKSMADHVIEIPEAHEAIAPMISIIPLQILAYHIALMRGCNVDQPRNLAKSVTVE; encoded by the coding sequence ATGTGCGGAATAGTTGCTTATGTAGGTGAAAGAACTGCCTATCCCATTATAATCAAAGGATTGCAAAGGCTGGAGTATCGGGGTTATGACTCAGCCGGAATCGCACTGGTGAATGGAAAGATAAATGTGTATAAGTGCAAGGGTAAGGTCATGGACCTTGAGAAGCTATCTCAGGACAAGGATATTTCCGGTTCTATGGGAATGGGACATACCAGATGGGCAACTCACGGTGAACCTAGCGATACAAATGCCCACCCGCACAAGTCAATGAAGGGTAAGTTTTACGTTGTTCATAACGGTATTATAGAAAACTATGCCCACTTGCGCAAGGAGCTTCAAAACAGAGGCTATAAATTTACCAGCGAGACAGACACAGAGATACTTGCCAATCTTATTGAGAATATTTATTTCGAGCAAAAGGTGAGTGCCGAACTGGCAGTCAGACTGGCTCTGACAAAGGTGGTTGGGGCGTATGGACTGGTCATCTTCTGCGAAGATGAACCCGGTACTCTGATAGCTGCACGTAAAGGTAGTCCTCTTGTAATAGGGGTTGGTGAAAAGGAGTACTTCCTTGCATCTGATGCAACTCCTATTGTTGAGTATACCGATCAGGTTATCTACCTTAATGATGAGGAAGTTGCTGTAATTACCAGAGAAAAGCTTGAACTGAAGAATTTGTATAATGACAGCAAGACTCCTGATATTAAGACTATCGAACTCTCAATCGAGAATATTGATAAGGGCGAATACGAGCATTTTATGCTCAAAGAAATCCATGAGCAGCCTGTGACTGTCCAGGAGACATTCAGAGGACGTGTTGCAATGGATGAGAGCAAGATCTTTCTGGGAGGAATTAGCGATGTGATGCCCAAATTACTGGAGGCTAAAAGGATAGTTATCGTTGCATGTGGTACCTCATGGCATGCAGGTCTTGTGGGAGAATACCTGTTTGAAAAGTATGCCCGTATTCCTGTAGAGGTCGAGTATGCATCCGAATTCAGGTACCGTGATCCTATTATTTTTGACAATGACCTGATTATTGCTATATCACAGAGTGGTGAAACAGCCGATACTCTTGCAGCAATCCGCAAGGTTAAGGACTCACGTGCTACAATACTTGGTATCTGCAATGTGGCCGGTTCTTCAATCTCACGGGAAACACATGCAGGGGTTTATACCCATGCCGGTATTGAGATTGGGGTTGCCTCTACCAAGGCCTTTACATCTCAGATTACTGTGCTCACTATGATGGCTCTGCTGTTGGGACACAAAAAGCAAATTCTATCAACTGAAGAGTATCAAAAATTGATTCACGAACTTACCCTGGTTCCCGACAAGATCAGGGAGGTTCTGGCAATAGAAGACCAGATTGAAAAGATAGCAGCAACATATAAAGATGCTTCAAACGCCCTTTATATGGGTAGGGGTGCTCTATTCCCGGTAGCTCTTGAAGGAGCACTTAAGTTGAAGGAAATCTCATACATCCACGCAGAAGGTTACCCTGCTGCTGAGATGAAACACGGACCAATAGCACTTATCGACGAAAAGATGCCTGTCTTTGCACTTGCTCTGAATGACAATAACTACGAAAAAATGATAAGTAACATTCAGGAGGTTAAGGCCCGCAAAGGTAAAGTAATAGCAGTAGTGACAAAGGGTGACAAGGCTGTGAAGAGTATGGCTGATCATGTAATAGAAATACCTGAAGCACATGAAGCTATTGCACCAATGATTAGTATTATCCCATTGCAGATCCTGGCATATCATATCGCACTGATGAGGGGATGCAATGTTGACCAGCCTCGAAACCTTGCCAAGTCGGTTACTGTAGAATAA
- a CDS encoding DUF4954 family protein, with protein MKFRDLSEAERRQLENNGCICREWHRVKVSEGFIADNIRNVVFSGDIKIGVLRKTFYTDGGVPKYSGIYNASIHNCIIGDDVYINQVKNHLANYIIENDVVIESVDSMAVTEKSSFGNGCRIAVLNETGGREVVMYDELSAHTAYLMAFYRHRPALVQHLMDMADAYAESVSSTMGRVGQGAHLINSRTIINVSIGPFASIEGVYRLTNGTINSCEEDPAYIGPGVIAQNFICSCGSIITDMSMVTNCFVGQGTVLGKQYSAENSVFFANCQGFHGEACSIFAGPYTVSHHKSTLLIAGYYSFLNAGSGSNQSNHMYKLGPIHQGVLERGSKTTSDSYVLWPAKIGAFTLVMGRHYRNPDTSDLPFSYIIENTDESFLAPAVNLRSIGTIRDAQKWPKRDRRKARRQPDSIVFNLLSPYSIQKIVRGIAVLKDLQKTSGPASEYFMYNGVKITASALERGLSIYRLGLIKFLGNGLVKKLELADYSTEEEMREALRPEGKTGTGEWIDVAGLLVPKEVVLDFVDAVESGEINTIDNINDYYRAWKDNYFVWAWNWIVVTLKAEMKIDVSTVTRDEVSAFVEEWRRAVVSLDEMMYSDAKKEFTLKSQTGFGIDGEAETKAMDFENVRGEFSKHPAVRDIIEHIEKKSALAAKVQSKLEAIRVADKKTTKK; from the coding sequence ATGAAATTTCGAGATCTTTCTGAGGCCGAGCGCCGACAACTTGAAAATAATGGTTGTATCTGTCGCGAATGGCACCGAGTGAAAGTAAGTGAAGGTTTTATTGCCGACAATATCCGCAATGTTGTCTTTTCCGGAGATATCAAAATAGGAGTACTTCGAAAGACTTTTTATACTGACGGGGGAGTTCCCAAATATTCCGGTATCTATAATGCCTCTATCCATAATTGCATAATTGGAGATGATGTATATATCAACCAGGTCAAAAACCACCTGGCCAATTATATCATCGAAAATGATGTGGTAATAGAGAGTGTCGACTCAATGGCGGTAACTGAGAAGTCTAGCTTTGGTAACGGTTGCCGCATTGCTGTTTTGAATGAGACCGGTGGTCGTGAGGTAGTAATGTATGATGAACTGTCTGCCCACACTGCATATCTGATGGCATTCTACAGACACAGACCGGCCTTGGTGCAACATCTTATGGACATGGCTGATGCTTATGCAGAATCAGTCTCATCCACCATGGGACGAGTAGGGCAGGGAGCTCATCTGATCAACAGTCGTACTATCATTAACGTAAGTATCGGCCCATTTGCAAGTATCGAAGGGGTCTATAGACTGACCAACGGTACTATTAATAGTTGTGAGGAAGATCCTGCCTATATAGGACCAGGTGTAATAGCACAAAACTTTATATGTTCCTGTGGTAGTATTATTACTGATATGTCGATGGTAACAAACTGCTTTGTGGGCCAGGGAACGGTACTAGGTAAGCAATATTCGGCAGAAAACTCTGTGTTCTTCGCCAATTGTCAGGGATTTCACGGAGAGGCCTGCTCGATATTTGCCGGTCCATATACAGTGAGTCACCACAAATCAACATTGCTGATAGCAGGTTATTATTCTTTCCTGAATGCAGGTAGCGGATCCAACCAAAGTAATCATATGTACAAGCTGGGACCTATTCATCAGGGAGTGTTGGAACGGGGAAGTAAGACCACCAGTGATTCATATGTTCTGTGGCCTGCCAAAATTGGTGCCTTTACTTTGGTGATGGGACGTCACTATCGTAATCCGGATACTTCTGACCTGCCTTTCTCATATATTATTGAAAATACTGATGAGAGTTTCCTTGCTCCTGCAGTTAATCTGAGAAGTATAGGTACAATAAGGGATGCTCAAAAATGGCCTAAGCGTGACCGTCGCAAAGCTAGAAGGCAGCCAGACTCCATAGTCTTCAACCTGCTTAGTCCCTATTCTATTCAAAAAATAGTAAGAGGTATTGCAGTACTGAAGGATCTGCAAAAGACATCAGGTCCTGCATCGGAATACTTTATGTACAATGGGGTGAAGATAACTGCGTCCGCGTTGGAGCGCGGACTGTCCATTTACCGTTTAGGTCTTATCAAATTCCTTGGCAACGGTTTAGTCAAAAAGTTGGAGCTTGCTGACTATAGTACCGAAGAAGAGATGCGTGAAGCTCTCAGACCTGAAGGGAAGACAGGTACTGGCGAATGGATTGATGTTGCCGGTCTGTTGGTTCCAAAGGAAGTTGTATTAGACTTTGTTGATGCAGTAGAGAGCGGTGAGATAAACACCATCGACAATATAAATGATTATTACAGGGCGTGGAAGGACAATTACTTCGTCTGGGCATGGAACTGGATAGTGGTCACCCTTAAAGCGGAAATGAAGATTGATGTGTCGACAGTGACACGTGACGAGGTATCGGCATTTGTTGAAGAATGGAGAAGGGCTGTAGTGTCACTTGATGAGATGATGTACAGTGATGCAAAGAAGGAATTCACGCTCAAGTCACAGACAGGCTTTGGTATTGATGGGGAGGCTGAGACAAAGGCTATGGACTTTGAAAATGTACGTGGGGAGTTTAGTAAGCACCCTGCTGTAAGGGATATAATAGAGCATATTGAAAAGAAAAGCGCCCTGGCTGCTAAAGTACAGAGCAAGCTAGAAGCAATCAGAGTAGCGGACAAGAAAACAACTAAAAAATAA
- a CDS encoding GNAT family N-acetyltransferase, translating to MDNFSHNNDDRRFELVVEGHLCYIEYTEDKPKVLSLNHTWVPETLRGQGAAGRLAHAVMEWCRDNGVRIIPVCPYLVTFLKRHPEWRVLEA from the coding sequence ATGGACAATTTTTCGCATAACAATGATGACAGGCGCTTTGAGCTTGTAGTCGAAGGGCATCTATGCTATATAGAATATACTGAGGATAAACCAAAAGTATTATCACTAAATCACACCTGGGTACCAGAAACCCTGCGCGGACAGGGAGCGGCAGGCCGGCTTGCACATGCTGTGATGGAATGGTGCCGGGATAATGGAGTACGTATAATACCTGTGTGTCCTTACTTAGTCACTTTCCTCAAAAGACATCCGGAATGGAGAGTTTTGGAAGCATAA
- a CDS encoding DUF5684 domain-containing protein produces MNIFLLANESMYGLLCMVLVIFSIIVMWMIFEKAGQAGWKAIIPIYNMLVLLQIVGKPWWWLLLICFIPIVNIILSIWVINLLAKSFGKGVGFTIGLIILPFIFFPILAFGKASYTKPA; encoded by the coding sequence ATGAACATCTTTTTACTTGCAAACGAATCGATGTATGGCTTGCTTTGTATGGTGCTTGTCATCTTCTCTATCATCGTAATGTGGATGATATTTGAAAAAGCAGGTCAGGCCGGATGGAAAGCAATCATCCCAATTTACAACATGTTAGTACTACTTCAAATTGTAGGAAAACCATGGTGGTGGCTTCTTCTAATATGCTTTATTCCAATTGTGAATATAATTCTATCAATCTGGGTGATTAATTTACTGGCAAAGAGCTTTGGCAAAGGCGTGGGTTTTACAATAGGATTGATAATCCTTCCTTTTATATTTTTCCCAATCCTGGCCTTTGGAAAAGCAAGCTATACAAAACCTGCATAA
- a CDS encoding glycoside hydrolase family 97 protein, giving the protein MKLKGLKLIALFMSLSSVGMFATQIGTVSSPDGELVVKVVLDEGKPAYSVEYKGAVVLENSPLGFTTNEGDFSSNLKFVDSATDRVAKQYTQDRIKKSEISYEANSLKTTFADAKDRQISVLFQVSNNNIAFRYELEKWGDTRACVVQKEATGFRFPQGTTSYLSPMMFPMVAFARTSPSYESGYEAGGPIENNKSREGYVFPGLFRVGDKAWMLLTETGVTSQYCAAHLSSYNDGVFTVNYPDPRQNNGFGSTGAQIGLPGVTPWRTITVGETLKPIVETTIPWDVVDPVYEPSRKYEYGKGTWSWIIWQDESMNYADQVKYIDLAAALGYEFILVDAWWDTNMGYEKTEELIEYARSKGVGVFLWYNTNGAANDAFQTPLNKMSTSPARKKEMKWLSQVGVKGIKADFFGGDKQETMRLYEDILTEANEYGLMVVFHGTTLPRGWERMYPNLVGSEAVLASEMLVFSQDVRENEAFFATLHPFIRNSAAMMEFGGVVLNKYFNKGNKGGQKRLTTDCFQLATAVLYQNPVQFFALTPNNLEDAPAFAIDFMRKVPTVWDDIRYVDGIPGKYAVIARRSGDTWYIAGVNAEKEAKKLTIEIPEFAGQTVVIYNDRKDGSSYSESVKVAKNGRYTVTIQPNGGFVMTK; this is encoded by the coding sequence ATGAAGCTTAAAGGATTGAAACTGATTGCGTTATTTATGTCGCTTTCCAGTGTTGGCATGTTTGCAACACAGATTGGAACAGTGAGCAGCCCTGACGGGGAACTGGTTGTAAAGGTGGTGTTGGACGAAGGGAAGCCGGCGTATTCTGTTGAGTACAAGGGTGCAGTAGTTCTTGAAAATTCACCTCTGGGTTTTACTACAAATGAAGGAGATTTCAGCAGCAATTTGAAGTTTGTCGATTCTGCAACTGACCGTGTTGCCAAGCAATACACTCAGGACAGGATTAAGAAGTCGGAAATCTCATATGAGGCAAACAGCCTCAAAACAACTTTTGCTGATGCAAAGGACAGGCAGATTTCTGTATTGTTTCAGGTCAGCAACAACAACATTGCCTTCAGGTATGAACTTGAAAAGTGGGGTGATACCAGAGCTTGTGTTGTTCAAAAGGAAGCTACTGGCTTCCGCTTTCCTCAGGGAACAACCAGCTATCTATCACCAATGATGTTTCCTATGGTTGCCTTTGCAAGGACATCCCCAAGTTATGAAAGTGGTTATGAAGCAGGAGGTCCTATTGAAAACAATAAGTCACGTGAAGGTTATGTATTCCCTGGCCTGTTCAGAGTAGGTGATAAGGCCTGGATGCTGTTGACTGAAACAGGAGTTACAAGCCAGTATTGTGCTGCACATCTCAGTAGTTATAATGACGGAGTCTTTACTGTAAACTATCCCGATCCAAGACAAAACAACGGATTCGGTAGCACTGGTGCCCAAATAGGTCTTCCTGGTGTTACTCCATGGAGAACCATCACTGTTGGAGAGACTCTAAAACCGATTGTTGAGACAACTATTCCATGGGATGTTGTGGATCCGGTATATGAGCCGTCCAGAAAATATGAATATGGTAAGGGTACATGGAGCTGGATCATCTGGCAGGATGAAAGTATGAACTATGCTGATCAGGTTAAGTATATAGATCTTGCTGCTGCATTGGGCTATGAATTTATCCTTGTAGATGCATGGTGGGATACCAATATGGGCTATGAAAAGACTGAAGAACTTATTGAATATGCCCGTTCTAAAGGTGTGGGTGTATTCTTGTGGTACAACACTAATGGTGCAGCCAACGATGCATTCCAGACTCCTCTAAATAAGATGAGCACTTCTCCCGCAAGAAAGAAGGAAATGAAGTGGCTGAGCCAGGTAGGTGTTAAGGGTATCAAGGCTGACTTCTTTGGAGGTGACAAACAGGAAACTATGCGTCTGTATGAAGACATCCTTACTGAGGCAAATGAGTATGGTCTGATGGTTGTTTTCCACGGAACTACGCTTCCAAGGGGATGGGAGAGAATGTACCCCAACCTTGTAGGTAGTGAGGCTGTGCTAGCTTCTGAAATGCTTGTGTTTAGCCAGGATGTCCGTGAGAACGAAGCATTCTTTGCAACCCTGCATCCTTTCATCAGAAACTCAGCTGCAATGATGGAATTTGGTGGTGTAGTACTCAACAAATATTTCAATAAGGGAAATAAGGGTGGTCAGAAGAGACTCACGACAGACTGCTTCCAACTAGCTACAGCAGTTCTTTACCAAAACCCGGTTCAGTTCTTTGCACTTACACCCAACAACCTTGAAGATGCGCCGGCTTTTGCCATTGACTTTATGCGCAAGGTGCCCACTGTTTGGGATGACATCAGGTATGTAGATGGAATTCCTGGCAAGTATGCAGTTATTGCAAGACGTTCAGGAGATACCTGGTACATTGCAGGAGTAAATGCAGAGAAGGAAGCTAAGAAGCTTACTATTGAGATTCCTGAGTTTGCCGGACAAACAGTTGTAATTTACAATGACAGGAAGGATGGTTCTTCCTACTCAGAAAGCGTGAAAGTTGCCAAAAATGGTCGCTATACAGTTACAATCCAGCCAAATGGTGGATTTGTCATGACAAAGTAG